In a genomic window of Corynebacterium lizhenjunii:
- a CDS encoding o-succinylbenzoate synthase produces the protein MPITHPADPHPADPHPAEPHPAKPELADVLDRAHVVSLPLAVKFRGVTTREALLIEGPAGWGEFAPFVEYGPAEAVQWLRAGVEAAWEGFPAPQREHIEVNGTIPAVPASQVPEVMARYPGCRTFKIKVAEPGQCLADDIARVEAVRAEVAAAGRAPVLRVDANGGWNVDQAVEAARALMPLDYIEQPCATVEELAQVRQQLMRAGLFVRVAADESIRRVEDPYRVAQLRAADVAVLKPAPLGGVRRLLSLAQDLHAQHLDITVASALDTAVGIDMGLHAVAALPGYVDDEDIVVTPPAAGLATGSLFLEDVCPPRDIVEGHLPLTRTTPEPARLESLAAPGARKDWWFTRLQECWQLL, from the coding sequence ATGCCCATTACCCACCCTGCCGATCCCCACCCTGCCGATCCCCACCCTGCGGAACCTCACCCTGCCAAGCCTGAACTTGCCGATGTCCTCGACCGCGCCCACGTTGTCTCCCTTCCGCTGGCGGTGAAGTTTCGCGGAGTAACCACCCGGGAGGCTCTGCTTATTGAGGGCCCCGCCGGGTGGGGCGAGTTTGCCCCCTTTGTGGAGTACGGCCCGGCCGAAGCCGTGCAGTGGTTGCGTGCCGGGGTGGAGGCTGCGTGGGAGGGCTTTCCTGCGCCGCAGCGGGAGCACATTGAGGTCAATGGCACCATCCCGGCGGTGCCGGCGTCCCAGGTGCCGGAGGTGATGGCGCGCTACCCGGGTTGTCGCACCTTCAAGATCAAGGTGGCAGAACCTGGGCAGTGCCTGGCAGATGACATCGCCCGCGTCGAGGCCGTGCGCGCCGAAGTCGCAGCGGCGGGCCGGGCACCAGTGCTGCGTGTGGACGCCAACGGTGGTTGGAACGTGGACCAAGCCGTGGAGGCCGCCCGGGCATTGATGCCGCTGGACTATATCGAGCAGCCTTGCGCCACGGTTGAGGAGCTAGCCCAGGTACGCCAGCAGCTCATGCGCGCCGGGCTCTTTGTGCGCGTAGCTGCGGATGAGTCCATTCGCCGCGTGGAAGACCCCTACCGGGTGGCGCAGCTGCGGGCTGCGGACGTGGCGGTGCTCAAGCCCGCGCCCTTGGGCGGGGTGCGCCGACTCTTGTCACTGGCCCAAGACCTTCACGCACAGCACTTGGACATCACGGTGGCCTCAGCCTTGGACACCGCAGTGGGCATAGACATGGGCCTGCACGCGGTGGCGGCGCTTCCCGGGTATGTTGATGACGAGGACATTGTGGTCACCCCGCCCGCCGCCGGCCTGGCCACGGGATCATTATTCCTGGAGGATGTCTGCCCCCCACGTGACATCGTGGAGGGACATCTGCCGCTAACCCGTACCACCCCGGAGCCCGCCCGTTTAGAGTCCCTGGCCGCCCCCGGTGCCCGCAAGGACTGGTGGTTTACCCGCCTCCAGGAGTGTTGGCAGCTCCTCTAG